One segment of Fusarium oxysporum f. sp. lycopersici 4287 chromosome 15, whole genome shotgun sequence DNA contains the following:
- a CDS encoding hypothetical protein (At least one base has a quality score < 10): MGSSPHSRAGVIDPNETTPWLRHTRWPDLFRNRSLEVISTTAQQPDFVQGQHYLLGKWKGSSVESSAEAEAQLRILLQGVDIMFNRVMATMARTSYTSRCWLNTYSRNDFWPHPFRAVLCLKRYISVWKRLICFVFRVLGFKERQRQQLYNFKLGLKEEKMMHYILFLASQLPSREQGHSRRQPVEDDELSQASSDESDGETDFEEDASIGIDDSSQYQSEFLLPSRPWLELSEALFQLSMMFWTHQDPAGDMSSSVIIYYTAVMGIQRQSMSYYPAHNSTGGLAALMWVGRALFLEYALPLYSYTTLAYHWPSRDQYHSQPERLEAIRQRYLVRGCYTPFGELIELKAFSKPIVRQEGMPGNLSWAPDGRSFVVGNDKEVKLSDFCKTYHKAIALVEEQVEEMMLGLKPNFNLDIVGDDLNCRKAGWSFLQKPENKLSDAREMLINKLRTSQFRGKPYSSIPNCRVPLIVAYPLFISHVFVYILSIPT, from the coding sequence ATGGGGAGCAGTCCCCATAGCCGTGCCGGAGTTATCGACCCCAACGAGACGACACCATGGCTCCGACATACTCGCTGGCCTGACCTATTCCGTAATCGATCACTCGAAGTTATCAGCACAACAGCACAACAGCCCGACTTCGTCCAAGGCCAACATTATCTGCTTGGCAAATGGAAGGGAAGTTCGGTCGAAAGCTCTGCTGAGGCCGAAGCTCAGCTTCGCATCTTACTACAGGGTGTTGATATCATGTTCAATCGTGTGATGGCTACAATGGCCCGCACGTCATACACATCTCGCTGCTGGCTCAATACGTATTCGAGAAATGACTTTTGGCCACATCCATTCCGAGCTGTGTTGTGCttaaaaagatatatttcCGTCTGGAAGCGATTAATATGCTTCGTCTTTCGGGTTTTGGGATTCAAGGAACGACAGCGTCAACAGCTCTACAATTTCAAACTGGGactgaaagaagaaaagatgatGCATTACATCTTATTTCTTGCGAGTCAACTTCCGAGTCGTGAGCAAGGCCACTCCCGCAGGCAACCTGTTGAGGACGATGAATTAAGTCAGGCAAGCAGTGATGAGAGCGATGGGGAGACAGATTTTGAAGAAGACGCGAGCATTGGAATAGATGATAGCTCACAGTATCAGTCCGAATTCCTCTTACCATCCAGGCCTTGGCTGGAGTTATCAGAAGCTTTGTTCCAGCTCTCAATGATGTTCTGGACACATCAGGACCCCGCTGGAGACATGTCGTCTTCtgttattatatattatactgCTGTTATGGGGATTCAAAGACAGTCCATGTCTTATTACCCAGCTCACAACTCTACAGGCGGGCTAGCGGCACTTATGTGGGTTGGACGTGCACTCTTTTTGGAGTATGCTCTTCCTCTATATAGCTACACTACCCTTGCGTACCACTGGCCATCCCGAGATCAATACCACTCCCAACCAGAGCGGCTCGAAGCAATCCGTCAAAGATATCTTGTACGAGGCTGCTACACACCTTTCGGAGAACTCATTGAACTGAAGGCGTTTTCCAAGCCTATTGTGAGACAGGAGGGCATGCCCGGTAACCTCTCCTGGGCTCCTGACGGCCGGTCGTTTGTGGTGGGCAATGACAAAGAAGTAAAACTCTCCGACTTCTGCAAGACTTACCATAAGGCCATAGCACTGGTCGAGGAGCAGGTCGAAGAAATGATGCTGGGCTTAAAGCCGAATTTCAATCTTGATATCGTCGGGGATGATCTGAATTGTCGAAAGGCCGGCTGGTCTTTCTTACAAAAGCCTGAGAACAAGCTATCAGATGCACGGGAGATGCTGATAAACAAGCTTCGCACGTCTCAATTCCGTGGCAAgccctactc